A section of the Mycobacterium sp. 3519A genome encodes:
- a CDS encoding shikimate 5-dehydrogenase, producing MRPPLSKDTTLCISLAGRPSNIGTRFHNHLYEQLGLDFIYKAFTTTDIAAAIGGVRALGIRGCSVSMPFKEAVIPLVDEVEPSAQAIHSVNTIVNDNGRLTASNTDYLAVQELIDDHGLNPDDTVLIRGSGGMANAVGAAFRDSGFHSGIIVARNAEAGRALADRLGYDYTADTTRSAPIVVNVTPIGMAGGPEENEQAFDDATIAKASVVFDVVALPSETPLIKAARAAGVKVITGAEVIALQAAAQFERYTGVRPTADQIKEASAVSRA from the coding sequence ATGCGACCGCCGCTGTCCAAGGACACCACGCTGTGCATCTCGCTTGCGGGCAGGCCGAGCAACATCGGGACCAGGTTCCACAATCACCTGTACGAGCAACTCGGCCTCGACTTCATCTACAAGGCGTTCACCACCACCGACATCGCCGCCGCGATCGGCGGTGTGCGCGCACTCGGTATCCGCGGGTGTTCCGTGTCGATGCCGTTCAAGGAAGCGGTGATACCGCTCGTCGACGAGGTGGAACCGTCCGCGCAGGCGATCCACTCGGTCAACACGATCGTCAACGACAACGGCCGACTGACCGCGTCGAACACCGATTACCTTGCGGTGCAGGAACTCATCGACGACCACGGGCTGAACCCCGACGACACCGTGCTGATCCGCGGCAGCGGCGGAATGGCCAACGCGGTCGGAGCCGCGTTCCGCGACAGCGGTTTTCACTCGGGCATCATCGTGGCACGCAACGCCGAGGCCGGTCGCGCACTGGCGGACCGGCTGGGCTACGACTACACAGCCGACACCACCCGCTCCGCACCGATCGTCGTCAACGTCACGCCGATCGGAATGGCAGGCGGCCCAGAGGAAAACGAGCAGGCGTTCGACGACGCGACGATCGCCAAGGCGTCCGTCGTCTTCGACGTGGTGGCGCTGCCGTCCGAGACGCCGCTGATCAAGGCCGCCCGCGCGGCAGGCGTCAAGGTGATCACCGGCGCCGAAGTGATCGCGCTGCAGGCCGCAGCGCAATTCGAGCGCTACACCGGGGTGCGGCCCACCGCCGACCAGATCAAAGAGGCGTCGGCGGTTTCGCGGGCCTGA
- a CDS encoding AMP-binding protein, with the protein MRNFSLPAVIRERASLQPNDTAFTYIDYERDWDGFAETLTWLQLYRRTLNVAHQLRFCGTTGDRAVILAPQGLDYIVAFLGAMEAGRIPVPLSLPMGGATDERVTSVLADASPTVVLTTSAVVDTLAGHVRSADGTPAPTIIEVDQLDTANAPSRRVNGNGDPSIAYLQYTSGSTRMPAGVMVTNENIRANFEQICAAYFLEYGKVAPADTTFVSWLPFYHDMGLFVGVLMPILTGRPGVLFSPATFLQRPARWVQLLAKNTRAFSAAPNFAFDLAVRRTTDDDMAGLDLGNVLTILSGSERVQPATIRRFTERFNRYNLRSSMIRPSYGMAEAAVYLASRTPAQPPEVVHFDAEKLSAGEAIRTDITGGAVLLAYGMPDSPLLRIVDPETGAECPQGKVGEIWAHGENIAPGYWERPEETNRAFGATISALSPDTPEKPWLRTGDLGFVSENELFIIGRIKDLLIVYGRNHSPDDIEATINEITRGRCAAISVPGERSEQLVAIIEVKNRAESFDDAMEAFGMVKREVTSAISNSHGLSVADLVLVPPGSIPTTTSGKVRRAACVEHYRHGRFARLDA; encoded by the coding sequence ATGAGAAACTTCTCACTTCCGGCTGTCATTCGCGAGCGTGCCAGCCTGCAGCCCAATGACACCGCGTTCACCTACATCGACTACGAACGCGACTGGGACGGGTTTGCTGAGACGCTCACTTGGTTGCAGTTGTACCGGCGAACGCTCAATGTTGCGCACCAGTTGAGGTTTTGCGGCACCACTGGCGACCGGGCGGTGATTCTGGCACCGCAGGGCCTCGATTACATCGTGGCGTTTCTCGGCGCCATGGAGGCGGGCCGCATCCCCGTGCCGCTTTCGCTGCCGATGGGCGGCGCCACCGACGAGCGTGTGACTTCTGTGCTGGCCGACGCGTCGCCGACAGTCGTGCTGACGACATCGGCCGTTGTCGACACCCTCGCCGGTCACGTCCGGTCGGCGGACGGGACGCCTGCGCCGACGATCATCGAGGTCGACCAACTCGACACCGCGAACGCGCCGAGTCGCCGCGTCAACGGCAACGGCGACCCCAGCATCGCCTACCTGCAGTACACGTCGGGTTCGACGCGGATGCCCGCGGGCGTCATGGTCACCAACGAGAACATCCGGGCCAACTTCGAGCAGATCTGCGCGGCCTACTTCCTGGAGTACGGCAAGGTCGCCCCGGCCGACACGACGTTCGTGTCGTGGCTGCCCTTCTATCACGACATGGGCCTGTTCGTCGGTGTCCTCATGCCGATCCTGACCGGGCGTCCTGGCGTGCTGTTCAGCCCTGCGACGTTCCTGCAGCGGCCCGCACGATGGGTTCAGTTGCTGGCCAAGAACACTCGCGCATTCTCGGCGGCCCCGAACTTCGCCTTCGACCTGGCGGTGCGGCGCACCACCGACGACGACATGGCCGGCCTCGACCTCGGCAACGTGTTGACCATCCTGAGCGGCAGCGAGCGGGTGCAGCCCGCGACCATCCGGCGGTTCACCGAGCGGTTCAACCGCTACAACCTGCGCAGCAGCATGATCCGGCCGTCGTACGGGATGGCGGAAGCCGCCGTGTATCTGGCCTCCCGCACACCGGCGCAGCCGCCCGAAGTCGTGCATTTCGACGCGGAGAAGCTGTCGGCGGGCGAGGCGATTCGCACCGACATCACCGGCGGCGCAGTGCTTTTGGCGTACGGGATGCCCGATTCGCCGCTGCTGCGGATCGTCGACCCTGAGACCGGCGCCGAATGCCCACAGGGCAAGGTCGGCGAGATCTGGGCGCACGGTGAGAACATCGCCCCCGGCTATTGGGAAAGGCCCGAGGAAACCAACCGCGCGTTCGGGGCGACGATCTCGGCCCTGTCGCCCGACACTCCCGAGAAGCCGTGGCTGCGAACCGGCGACCTGGGCTTCGTGTCGGAGAACGAGCTGTTCATCATCGGCCGCATCAAGGACCTGCTGATCGTCTACGGGCGTAACCACTCCCCCGACGACATCGAAGCGACCATCAACGAGATCACCCGGGGCCGGTGCGCGGCGATATCGGTGCCCGGCGAGCGGTCAGAACAGCTCGTCGCGATCATCGAGGTGAAGAACCGCGCCGAGTCGTTCGACGACGCGATGGAAGCCTTCGGCATGGTCAAGCGCGAAGTGACGTCGGCGATCTCGAATTCGCACGGTCTTTCCGTCGCGGATCTCGTGCTGGTTCCCCCGGGTTCGATCCCGACGACGACCAGCGGCAAGGTCAGGCGCGCAGCGTGCGTCGAGCACTACCGGCACGGGCGCTTCGCACGCCTGGATGCATAG
- a CDS encoding glycosyltransferase family 2 protein, whose amino-acid sequence MVEQSPVVAAIPNYNMATSLRKLLPQVLAQSYDGVFVLDDASTDDTTDVVASFGGDVTLVRSRHNRGAAANRNQIIDHVADGAIIHFIDADMDLQTTETPTVAREVVARYADTGVGLIGGLVSRADGSQELDNYGAVFSLWGNSTALVQLMIDRLRTTKPPLARALRKALAPLMTQWPNILEPPAPAPAYWVHEGNMLVRSELFKAVGGYDPALREHEIQDLAIRLDRIGVRRYFDPSIEVVHREVDVRGHNRQRSVNKAALYLLRKHGLIRFCTAH is encoded by the coding sequence ATGGTTGAACAGTCGCCCGTGGTGGCCGCCATTCCGAACTACAACATGGCGACCAGTCTTCGTAAGCTGCTGCCCCAGGTGCTTGCGCAGTCCTACGACGGCGTCTTCGTGCTCGACGACGCCTCGACCGACGACACCACCGACGTGGTGGCCTCGTTCGGTGGCGACGTCACACTCGTCCGCAGCAGGCACAACAGGGGCGCGGCCGCCAACCGCAACCAGATCATCGACCATGTCGCGGACGGGGCCATCATCCACTTCATCGACGCCGACATGGACCTGCAGACCACCGAAACGCCCACGGTGGCCAGGGAAGTCGTCGCACGATACGCCGACACCGGTGTCGGACTGATCGGCGGACTGGTCAGCCGGGCCGACGGCAGCCAGGAACTCGACAACTACGGTGCGGTGTTCTCGCTGTGGGGCAATTCCACCGCTTTGGTTCAGCTGATGATCGATCGCCTCAGAACGACGAAGCCACCGCTGGCCCGCGCGCTGCGAAAGGCGCTGGCGCCGCTGATGACCCAGTGGCCGAACATCCTCGAGCCCCCGGCGCCTGCGCCGGCCTACTGGGTGCACGAAGGGAACATGCTCGTCCGCTCGGAGCTGTTCAAGGCCGTCGGCGGATACGACCCGGCGCTGCGCGAACACGAGATCCAGGATCTGGCAATACGGTTGGACCGAATCGGCGTCCGGCGATACTTCGATCCGAGCATCGAGGTCGTCCACCGCGAGGTCGATGTCCGCGGGCACAACCGGCAGCGCTCGGTCAACAAGGCGGCGCTCTACCTGCTGCGCAAGCACGGGTTGATCCGGTTCTGCACCGCCCACTAG
- a CDS encoding phthiotriol/phenolphthiotriol dimycocerosates methyltransferase, with protein sequence MVLKYRLQSSPLIGKITTKYLLPYGTRQVGNDVVFFNFGYEEDPPMALPLSASDEPNRYGIQLYHKTASQVDLTGKRVLEVSCGAGGGASYIARTLGPASYTGLDLNPASVELCRKRHQVPGLDFVQGDAQDLPFADETFDAVVNVEASHQYPDFARFLSEVARVLRPGGHFLYTDNCRNRWVGMWEAALAEAPLRRISETDINAEALRGLKENTRRAQAQLGRSMPGFMANILGRGFSVMDWDLRRAGGISYRLYCFTKD encoded by the coding sequence ATGGTGCTGAAGTACCGGCTGCAATCTTCGCCGTTGATCGGGAAGATCACGACGAAGTATCTGTTGCCGTACGGCACCCGCCAGGTCGGCAACGACGTGGTCTTCTTCAACTTCGGGTACGAGGAGGACCCGCCGATGGCGCTGCCCTTGTCGGCGTCCGACGAGCCGAACCGCTACGGCATCCAGCTCTACCACAAGACGGCCAGCCAGGTTGACCTCACCGGTAAGCGGGTGCTCGAGGTCAGTTGCGGCGCAGGCGGCGGGGCGTCGTACATCGCCCGCACGTTGGGCCCGGCCTCGTACACGGGTCTGGACCTGAACCCGGCCAGCGTCGAACTCTGCCGGAAACGACACCAGGTGCCCGGCCTGGACTTCGTGCAGGGCGACGCGCAGGACCTGCCGTTCGCCGATGAGACGTTCGACGCGGTAGTCAATGTCGAAGCGTCGCACCAGTATCCGGATTTCGCACGGTTCCTCTCGGAAGTGGCTCGGGTGCTTCGGCCGGGTGGACACTTCCTCTACACCGACAACTGCCGGAATCGCTGGGTCGGGATGTGGGAGGCCGCGCTGGCCGAGGCCCCGCTGCGGCGCATCTCGGAGACCGATATCAACGCCGAGGCGTTGCGCGGGTTGAAGGAGAACACGCGGCGGGCGCAGGCACAGCTCGGCCGCAGCATGCCTGGGTTCATGGCGAACATCCTCGGGCGCGGATTCAGCGTCATGGACTGGGATTTGCGCCGCGCCGGTGGCATCTCCTACCGGTTGTACTGCTTCACCAAGGACTGA
- a CDS encoding methyltransferase domain-containing protein: MLRLTGALRQKTDYDRWADPRSIYASWESRTEMAAAMVPNHSRVIEFGAARRVLEKYLDPTCTYTASDLVDRGPGTIVCDLNERPLPELGEDSYDVAVVMGVLEYVRDVPSVLDWMTRNFPLCVLSYACTKADGNRLRSRFESIGRLNHGWMNSYCADELRGLFDERGFVLQREEPWKDQRLFVFSQHHG, translated from the coding sequence ATGTTGAGATTGACCGGCGCGCTGCGTCAGAAGACGGACTACGACCGCTGGGCCGACCCTCGCAGCATCTACGCGTCATGGGAGAGCCGGACCGAGATGGCGGCGGCCATGGTGCCCAACCACAGCCGCGTGATCGAATTCGGTGCTGCCAGGCGCGTACTCGAGAAGTATCTCGACCCGACGTGCACGTATACCGCCTCCGACCTGGTGGACCGCGGCCCAGGCACGATCGTGTGCGACCTGAACGAGAGGCCGCTGCCCGAACTCGGCGAGGATTCCTACGATGTCGCCGTGGTCATGGGCGTGCTCGAATACGTGCGCGATGTGCCGTCCGTGCTGGACTGGATGACCCGGAACTTTCCGCTCTGCGTGCTGTCGTATGCCTGCACGAAGGCCGACGGCAACCGGCTGCGCAGCAGGTTCGAGTCCATCGGCCGGCTCAACCACGGCTGGATGAACAGCTACTGCGCCGACGAACTGCGGGGTCTGTTCGACGAGCGGGGATTCGTCCTGCAGCGAGAGGAGCCGTGGAAAGACCAACGCCTGTTTGTCTTTTCGCAGCACCATGGTTGA
- a CDS encoding polysaccharide pyruvyl transferase family protein, which produces MTRRTSVVGYLGWHGRGNLGDDAIYDAVRAQLPSAAFVDLPRFRHEVLRAAATGANRTLRNGVQMVGGGTLVGTKYFRRLAKRGMALTKANGSYAIGVGVEDPDFDRRRYGSDGDELKRWKPILSDFRTVSVRGPRSAELLSEVGLSVEVSGDPALLLPRPDVVVEDGLIGLNLGFGDDDLWGQDPATVAQEISLAVAALSAKGYRFVGILMNRADERWTRLALNGIDAEVVMPADAEAAARELARCSVAIVSRLHAGILAAISATPVVALEYLPKCRDFARSIDNERSLIRTDKLRGAAVVDHVESALADASAIRASTEAAVTELRRRLDNEYTAVRHQLGATC; this is translated from the coding sequence ATGACCCGCAGGACATCCGTCGTCGGCTATCTCGGCTGGCATGGGCGAGGCAATCTCGGAGACGACGCCATCTACGACGCGGTACGCGCGCAACTGCCCTCGGCTGCATTCGTGGACCTGCCGCGGTTCCGGCACGAGGTGCTGCGTGCGGCGGCGACCGGTGCGAATCGGACACTGCGCAACGGCGTTCAGATGGTGGGCGGCGGAACGCTGGTGGGTACCAAGTACTTCCGGCGACTGGCGAAGCGCGGGATGGCGCTCACCAAGGCCAACGGCAGCTACGCGATCGGTGTCGGCGTCGAGGACCCGGACTTCGATCGGCGCCGATACGGCTCGGACGGCGACGAGTTGAAGCGGTGGAAGCCGATCCTCTCGGATTTCCGCACCGTCTCGGTGCGCGGACCGCGCAGCGCGGAACTGCTGTCCGAGGTCGGGCTGAGCGTCGAGGTCTCCGGCGATCCGGCGCTGCTGCTGCCGCGGCCCGACGTCGTCGTCGAGGACGGGTTGATCGGGCTGAACCTCGGCTTCGGCGACGACGATCTGTGGGGGCAGGATCCGGCGACGGTGGCGCAGGAGATATCGCTGGCCGTCGCGGCGCTGTCAGCGAAGGGTTACCGCTTCGTCGGGATACTGATGAACCGCGCGGACGAACGCTGGACCAGGTTGGCGCTCAACGGTATTGACGCGGAAGTGGTCATGCCCGCCGACGCCGAGGCCGCCGCGCGCGAGCTCGCCCGTTGCTCGGTGGCGATCGTCAGCAGGCTGCATGCCGGAATTCTGGCGGCGATCTCGGCCACGCCTGTCGTCGCCCTCGAATACCTGCCGAAGTGCCGGGACTTCGCGCGATCGATCGACAACGAGCGATCGCTGATCCGCACGGACAAGCTGCGGGGCGCCGCCGTCGTCGATCACGTCGAAAGCGCGCTCGCCGACGCGTCGGCGATCAGGGCCAGCACCGAGGCTGCGGTCACCGAGTTGCGACGACGACTCGACAACGAATACACCGCCGTTCGTCATCAGTTAGGAGCCACATGTTGA
- a CDS encoding GNAT family N-acetyltransferase translates to MSGLTDVRADELAALEVFAGCTTEDLVPLAAQLRPLVATAGQVLMQQGELAVSFLIIGSGRAEVTHAGVDGHDTVAEIEPGLIAGEIALLRNGPRTATVIAKEPLTGWVGDRDAFATMLELPGMLDKLLRIGRQRLAAYLTPIPVRMRDGTQLHLRPVLPGDNERTTSGQVEFSSETLYRRFQTPRNPTKSLMRYLFEVDYIHHFVWVMTDGFDGPVVADARFVRDEVDPTTAEVAFIVGDAYQGRGIGTFLMGALAVAADYHGVQRFTARVLSDNYPMRAILDRFGAEWHRDDLGVVTTDINVPRAPNPPFTPELTKQIRNMTAQVVKVIG, encoded by the coding sequence GTGTCGGGCCTGACAGATGTTCGTGCAGACGAACTGGCCGCGCTGGAAGTCTTTGCGGGCTGCACCACCGAGGACCTCGTCCCGCTGGCCGCGCAATTGCGCCCGCTGGTCGCGACGGCGGGTCAGGTGCTGATGCAGCAGGGCGAACTCGCCGTTTCTTTCCTGATCATCGGATCCGGACGCGCCGAGGTGACCCACGCGGGCGTCGACGGCCACGACACCGTGGCCGAGATCGAGCCGGGTCTCATCGCGGGGGAGATCGCGTTGCTCCGCAACGGTCCCCGCACGGCGACCGTGATCGCGAAGGAACCGCTGACCGGATGGGTGGGCGATCGCGACGCGTTCGCCACGATGCTCGAACTGCCCGGCATGCTCGACAAGTTGCTGCGCATCGGCCGTCAGCGGCTGGCGGCCTACCTCACACCGATCCCGGTGCGGATGCGCGACGGCACGCAGTTGCATCTTCGGCCTGTGCTGCCGGGCGACAACGAGCGCACCACCAGCGGCCAGGTCGAGTTCTCCAGCGAGACGCTGTACCGCCGCTTCCAGACGCCGCGCAACCCGACGAAATCGCTGATGCGGTACCTGTTCGAGGTCGACTACATCCACCACTTCGTGTGGGTGATGACCGATGGTTTCGACGGGCCTGTGGTCGCCGACGCGCGTTTCGTGCGCGACGAGGTCGACCCCACCACCGCGGAAGTCGCGTTCATCGTCGGCGACGCGTACCAAGGCAGAGGCATCGGTACCTTCCTGATGGGCGCACTCGCGGTGGCAGCGGATTACCATGGCGTGCAACGCTTTACCGCACGAGTGCTCAGCGACAACTACCCAATGAGGGCGATCTTGGACCGCTTCGGCGCCGAGTGGCACCGTGACGACCTCGGCGTCGTCACCACCGACATCAACGTGCCGAGGGCGCCGAATCCGCCGTTCACCCCTGAGTTGACCAAGCAGATCCGCAACATGACCGCACAGGTCGTCAAGGTGATCGGCTGA
- a CDS encoding acyltransferase family protein, translated as MHQSDTVSRTTSARQTAQGQQSVETGFRPDIEGLRGLTLLAILGFHIAMPGLGGGFVGPDIFFFVSGFVITGQLWREVSTTGTIGLRKFYGKRARRLLPVSALVGVVTAIGAALLLPPLQAKSALMDGIASALYVPNFWFIGQQVDYFADNVLASPFQHYWTLGVEEQFYLLWPPMIVGTAWLVRRMRRRAKTDAPVSKTPYIVLVALVAASSFALSLMVTYVMPLAAYFSLPTRAWQLAGGALVALTASQWRRLPQRVAVVLGAAGLALILFACAYLTPAVPYPGTASLLPWVGTALVIGAGCAVPTRGCGRLLSVAPMRALGRWSYSWYLWHWPALVFVPILLGHKLGLVGNVVVLGLSGVLAVLTLRFVENPLRYAAFLRKSPGKSLAVGGICSALAACVSVVLLLWVSSIPLPVPVGRGAQTTPLTVRPGPVPDVFSQVQAAVAASADLKAVPSNLSPPLADAPGEVGAMLFNGCLRAPFQSGQPECAFGDTASKTTVAIVGDSHASMWIPAFQQIGTQRPWRMEAMAKAACPMMDLPIANPLVSRLVELVQRCEDWRRQIIARLTAEHPKLVMVSVFRSYTATNSHGFLSGFTSYDPAWNNALTRLVRQLRETGAKVLVLGPLPALNTAVPGCLSEHLDDATACSPPMSTAFNRPGIAAEEAAVKAGGGQYADLTDLFCTANRCPVIIGNTLAYVDAGHLTLEYSRVLAPALEALADRALAQN; from the coding sequence ATGCACCAGTCCGACACGGTTAGCCGCACCACCAGCGCCCGGCAGACAGCGCAGGGCCAGCAGTCGGTGGAGACCGGATTCCGGCCGGACATCGAGGGCCTGCGCGGGCTCACCCTGTTGGCGATTCTCGGCTTCCACATCGCGATGCCCGGCCTCGGTGGCGGTTTCGTCGGCCCTGACATCTTCTTCTTCGTCTCCGGCTTCGTCATCACCGGGCAACTCTGGCGTGAGGTGAGCACCACCGGCACGATCGGGCTGCGCAAGTTCTACGGTAAGCGCGCCCGGCGACTGCTCCCGGTGTCGGCGTTGGTGGGAGTGGTCACCGCGATCGGCGCCGCCCTGCTGCTGCCGCCGCTGCAGGCCAAGTCCGCGCTGATGGACGGCATCGCCAGCGCGCTGTACGTGCCCAACTTCTGGTTCATCGGCCAACAGGTCGACTACTTCGCCGACAACGTGCTGGCCTCACCGTTCCAGCATTATTGGACGTTGGGTGTCGAGGAGCAGTTCTACCTGCTGTGGCCGCCGATGATCGTCGGCACCGCGTGGCTGGTCCGGCGCATGCGTCGACGCGCGAAAACCGATGCGCCCGTGTCGAAGACGCCGTACATCGTGCTCGTCGCGCTGGTCGCGGCCTCGTCGTTCGCGCTGTCGCTGATGGTCACCTATGTGATGCCGCTCGCGGCGTACTTCTCGCTGCCGACGCGGGCGTGGCAGTTGGCAGGTGGCGCGCTGGTGGCGCTCACGGCCAGCCAGTGGCGCCGCCTTCCGCAGCGGGTTGCCGTGGTTCTCGGCGCGGCCGGGTTGGCCCTGATCCTGTTCGCCTGCGCCTATCTGACGCCAGCGGTGCCCTATCCGGGCACCGCGTCGCTGCTGCCGTGGGTGGGCACCGCGCTGGTGATCGGCGCCGGGTGCGCCGTCCCGACGCGCGGTTGCGGTCGGCTGCTTTCGGTGGCGCCGATGCGGGCGCTCGGGCGGTGGTCGTACTCGTGGTACCTGTGGCACTGGCCTGCGCTGGTGTTCGTGCCGATCCTGTTGGGCCACAAGCTCGGGCTGGTTGGCAATGTGGTGGTGCTCGGCCTGTCCGGCGTGCTGGCGGTGCTCACACTGCGGTTCGTCGAGAACCCGTTGCGATACGCCGCGTTCCTGCGTAAGTCGCCAGGAAAGAGCCTTGCCGTCGGCGGCATCTGCTCGGCGCTCGCGGCGTGCGTGAGTGTGGTGCTGCTGCTGTGGGTTTCGTCGATCCCGCTGCCTGTTCCGGTGGGCCGGGGCGCACAGACCACGCCGCTGACTGTGCGGCCGGGGCCGGTGCCAGACGTGTTCAGCCAGGTGCAGGCGGCGGTCGCGGCGTCCGCCGATCTGAAAGCCGTTCCGTCGAACCTGAGTCCGCCGCTTGCCGACGCGCCAGGCGAAGTCGGGGCCATGCTGTTCAACGGTTGCCTGCGGGCGCCCTTCCAGAGCGGTCAACCCGAGTGCGCGTTCGGCGATACCGCCTCCAAGACAACGGTGGCCATCGTCGGAGACTCACACGCCTCGATGTGGATCCCCGCGTTCCAGCAGATCGGCACCCAGCGGCCATGGCGGATGGAGGCCATGGCCAAGGCCGCCTGCCCGATGATGGACCTGCCGATCGCCAACCCGCTCGTCAGCCGACTGGTCGAATTGGTGCAACGCTGCGAGGACTGGCGCCGCCAGATCATCGCCCGATTGACCGCCGAACATCCAAAGCTCGTGATGGTGAGCGTATTCCGGTCCTACACCGCCACCAACAGCCACGGATTCCTGTCCGGCTTCACCTCATACGATCCGGCGTGGAACAACGCGCTGACCCGCCTGGTGCGTCAACTGCGCGAAACCGGCGCCAAGGTGCTGGTGCTGGGCCCGCTGCCTGCGCTGAACACAGCGGTGCCAGGCTGCCTGTCTGAACACCTCGACGACGCGACGGCGTGCTCACCGCCGATGTCGACCGCGTTCAACCGGCCCGGCATCGCCGCCGAAGAGGCGGCCGTCAAGGCAGGCGGCGGACAGTACGCCGACCTGACCGACCTGTTCTGCACCGCGAACCGGTGCCCGGTCATCATCGGCAACACCCTCGCCTACGTCGACGCCGGGCACCTGACGCTGGAGTACTCCCGGGTGCTGGCACCGGCGCTGGAGGCGCTTGCCGACCGCGCGCTCGCGCAGAACTGA
- a CDS encoding glycosyltransferase, giving the protein MRFALAIHGSRGDVEPVAAVGQELARRGHEVRMAVPPNLVGFVESVGLPVVEYGPDSQELIDDDFVHNYWKMQPLRFVRAFSEYVSRGWQEMSATLKSQADGADLVLTGTIYQGVAVNIAEYYGIPLAALHFFPQRANGHLIPRAPAVLTRSAISAVWWWYWRMTKNADDTQRRELGLARAVDSLSKRITDSGALEIQAYEHLCFPGLAAEWQDRWPFIGALTLQLPTATDADVQSWIGRGKPPIYFGFGSMPVKSAADTVAMISAACAELGERALICSGWADFGDIPESDDVKVVPSVNHGAVFPACRAVVHHGGAGTTAAGLRAGVPTLILWVTSDQPVWAAQVSRLKVGHGHRFSSVSKKSLVSDLRRILAPSYAERARAIAREMTTPAASAAAAADLLEESVRMKPVNTMSEA; this is encoded by the coding sequence ATGAGATTCGCGCTGGCGATTCATGGCAGTCGCGGTGACGTCGAACCCGTCGCTGCGGTGGGCCAGGAGTTAGCGCGCCGGGGACACGAAGTACGGATGGCGGTGCCGCCCAACCTCGTTGGATTCGTCGAATCGGTGGGGCTTCCTGTGGTCGAGTACGGGCCCGACTCGCAGGAGTTGATCGACGACGATTTCGTGCACAACTACTGGAAGATGCAGCCGTTGCGGTTCGTGCGCGCGTTCTCCGAATACGTCAGCCGGGGTTGGCAGGAGATGAGCGCGACGCTGAAGTCGCAGGCCGATGGCGCCGATCTGGTGTTGACCGGGACGATCTATCAAGGCGTCGCCGTGAATATCGCTGAGTACTACGGCATTCCGTTGGCGGCCCTGCACTTCTTCCCGCAGCGGGCCAACGGCCACCTGATTCCGCGCGCGCCCGCTGTCCTGACCCGGTCGGCGATTTCTGCGGTGTGGTGGTGGTACTGGCGCATGACCAAGAACGCCGACGACACGCAACGCCGGGAACTCGGCCTGGCGCGGGCCGTCGACTCGTTGTCGAAACGGATCACCGACAGCGGTGCGTTGGAGATCCAGGCCTACGAGCACCTATGCTTCCCCGGCCTCGCGGCCGAATGGCAGGACCGCTGGCCGTTCATCGGTGCTCTGACGCTGCAGTTGCCGACGGCCACCGACGCCGACGTGCAGTCGTGGATTGGTCGCGGTAAACCGCCGATCTACTTCGGCTTCGGCAGCATGCCGGTGAAGTCCGCGGCGGACACCGTCGCGATGATCAGCGCGGCGTGTGCGGAACTCGGTGAGCGGGCGTTGATCTGCTCCGGGTGGGCCGATTTCGGCGACATCCCGGAATCCGACGACGTGAAGGTCGTGCCGTCGGTCAACCACGGCGCGGTCTTTCCTGCCTGCCGTGCCGTCGTCCATCACGGCGGCGCCGGTACCACCGCTGCGGGCCTGCGGGCCGGTGTGCCCACCCTGATCCTGTGGGTGACCTCGGATCAACCGGTCTGGGCCGCGCAGGTCAGTCGGTTGAAAGTCGGTCACGGGCACCGCTTTTCCAGCGTCAGCAAGAAATCGCTGGTTTCCGACCTGCGGCGGATCCTGGCACCGTCGTACGCGGAACGGGCCCGCGCGATCGCCCGTGAGATGACCACACCGGCGGCCAGCGCCGCCGCCGCCGCAGACCTGCTCGAAGAGTCTGTTCGCATGAAACCTGTCAATACAATGAGTGAGGCTTGA